Proteins from a genomic interval of Methanoplanus endosymbiosus:
- a CDS encoding master DNA invertase Mpi family serine-type recombinase — MENQRFTINNFCEQQEIKIDCWIEETISGTKEYNKRALGDLLNNIKKDDILICAELSRLGRNLFMIMEILNICMRRECKVWTIKDNYRLGDDIQSKVLAFAFGLSAEIERNLISQRTKEALAKKRAEGVVPGRPKGSKSKRVKLSGQEEVIRVLLERKVSKCEIARIFDVHRTTVDNFIKERM, encoded by the coding sequence GTGGAAAACCAACGTTTCACAATAAACAATTTCTGTGAGCAGCAGGAGATAAAGATCGACTGCTGGATTGAAGAGACAATCTCCGGCACAAAAGAATATAACAAACGTGCTCTTGGGGATCTGCTGAATAATATAAAAAAAGATGACATTCTCATATGTGCTGAACTTTCCAGACTTGGCCGTAACCTCTTTATGATTATGGAAATCCTAAACATCTGCATGAGGAGGGAGTGCAAAGTCTGGACGATAAAGGACAACTACCGGCTTGGAGATGACATTCAGAGCAAGGTTTTAGCCTTTGCATTTGGCCTAAGTGCAGAGATTGAACGAAATCTTATAAGTCAGCGCACTAAAGAGGCTTTGGCAAAGAAACGGGCCGAAGGTGTTGTACCTGGCCGTCCCAAAGGGAGCAAATCAAAGCGGGTGAAACTATCCGGACAGGAAGAAGTTATCCGGGTTTTGCTGGAGAGAAAAGTATCCAAATGCGAAATTGCACGAATATTTGATGTTCACCGGACAACCGTTGATAATTTCATCAAAGAGAGGATGTAA
- a CDS encoding Rpn family recombination-promoting nuclease/putative transposase, translating to MTKRNFPPTITTPDGSFIMSPKNDFAFRLLFGDEKNKEITISFLRAMLKIPVKDITIKDPFLLKQVAGDKTGILDIRIVLDSGVQVDVEIQLSDHPAIKERVLFYLSKLYTSQISSAEDYRVLKRTISLVILDYTLFEVEPMHTTYRFYDRKNEIELTDVLEVHIVELPKLNNIISQHKNNPEIPWLMFLNAGTEEELKMAAKAEPKISKAFDRLVEMSDDEENRRLYEERITQIIEVDLKIEAAKKEGREEGREEGREEGAIRERINTAKNLILLGMDNEIINKATGLSPEKITQLRSEIKPE from the coding sequence ATGACAAAACGTAATTTTCCACCCACAATAACAACGCCGGATGGATCTTTTATAATGTCTCCGAAAAATGACTTTGCCTTCAGGCTGTTATTTGGGGATGAGAAGAACAAAGAAATAACAATATCTTTCCTGCGTGCCATGCTCAAAATTCCGGTCAAAGACATAACTATTAAAGATCCATTTCTCCTGAAACAGGTAGCAGGAGATAAGACGGGAATTCTCGACATCAGAATTGTTCTTGATTCCGGAGTGCAGGTTGATGTGGAAATTCAGCTGAGTGATCATCCGGCAATTAAGGAGAGGGTGCTCTTTTATCTTTCAAAATTATATACCTCACAGATATCATCCGCTGAAGATTACCGTGTGCTTAAGAGGACTATATCTCTCGTGATTCTTGATTACACTCTCTTTGAGGTTGAACCGATGCACACAACGTACAGGTTTTATGACCGGAAGAATGAGATAGAACTGACAGATGTTTTGGAAGTGCATATTGTAGAACTACCAAAACTTAATAATATAATAAGTCAACATAAGAATAATCCTGAAATACCGTGGTTAATGTTTCTGAACGCAGGAACAGAGGAGGAGTTAAAGATGGCCGCTAAAGCTGAACCAAAGATTTCAAAGGCATTTGATCGTTTAGTTGAGATGAGCGATGACGAGGAGAACAGGCGCTTATACGAGGAGAGGATAACCCAGATAATTGAGGTTGATCTCAAGATAGAAGCGGCTAAGAAGGAGGGAAGAGAAGAGGGAAGAGAGGAAGGAAGAGAAGAAGGAGCCATCAGAGAACGCATTAATACTGCGAAGAACCTGATATTACTTGGAATGGACAATGAGATTATAAATAAGGCAACAGGACTTTCTCCGGAGAAGATAACTCAGCTCAGGTCTGAAATCAAACCGGAATGA
- a CDS encoding AAA family ATPase, with the protein MNPSTQMALESQNPWWFSKSFNTGINRLHMFPEIMQYLIAKEVLILTGARRTGKSTIVYQIIDHLLHSGTEKENILYFIIRLELLNTLTIP; encoded by the coding sequence ATGAACCCAAGTACGCAGATGGCACTTGAAAGCCAGAACCCCTGGTGGTTTTCAAAGAGTTTCAATACAGGAATCAACCGCCTGCACATGTTTCCGGAGATAATGCAGTATTTAATAGCCAAAGAAGTCCTTATCCTGACCGGAGCAAGAAGAACCGGCAAATCAACCATTGTTTATCAGATAATTGACCATCTGTTACATTCAGGGACAGAGAAAGAGAATATTCTGTATTTTATAATCAGATTAGAGCTATTGAATACCTTAACAATTCCCTGA
- a CDS encoding LamG-like jellyroll fold domain-containing protein encodes MTQGERDAGISPVIAEILMIFLVILAAGVVIVIFSDEAPVPEKVPVVAAKIEKDSTNIIIQHLGGDELPSDDFYVSVNSEIIQKDNITLQGGSYPWSPGENLYINYSDTGSVQDVALVFDGDKNPVILARKHYDYVNTSDSNTTQDDYVRYPGFTAEAWIKWNVNPNPGGDSSRKWATIVIDGNTDNNRRYQLQHNSDNSKFEFAVATESGGGSGVPLFSSTSPVKDEWYYLTGIYNKTDGKVFLYVNGNLDSSRSYDTSGLRDSPDMYQVGGPLGILWHTSTGQRKFNGEISGLNTYGEAFSPEEIKAHYDAGRG; translated from the coding sequence ATGACTCAGGGAGAACGCGATGCAGGGATTTCACCAGTAATTGCTGAAATCCTGATGATTTTTCTTGTAATTCTTGCAGCCGGAGTAGTCATTGTGATCTTCTCAGATGAAGCACCTGTCCCTGAAAAAGTGCCTGTTGTAGCAGCTAAAATAGAAAAGGACAGCACAAATATTATTATTCAGCATCTTGGCGGTGACGAACTTCCATCTGATGATTTTTATGTATCAGTTAACAGTGAGATAATCCAAAAGGACAACATCACCCTTCAGGGTGGTTCGTATCCATGGTCTCCGGGTGAGAACCTGTATATTAATTATTCTGATACCGGTTCTGTTCAGGATGTTGCTTTGGTATTTGACGGAGATAAAAATCCTGTTATTCTGGCAAGGAAGCATTATGACTATGTGAATACGAGTGACTCCAATACTACTCAGGATGATTACGTCCGTTATCCGGGATTTACCGCTGAAGCATGGATAAAGTGGAATGTAAATCCAAATCCCGGCGGAGATTCGTCACGAAAGTGGGCGACAATTGTCATTGACGGAAATACCGACAATAACAGGAGATACCAGCTTCAGCATAACAGTGACAATTCAAAATTTGAATTTGCGGTTGCAACAGAGAGCGGTGGCGGCAGTGGGGTGCCGCTCTTCTCATCCACATCTCCTGTGAAGGATGAATGGTATTACCTTACCGGAATATATAATAAAACCGACGGGAAGGTCTTTTTGTATGTAAACGGAAACCTTGATTCTTCAAGGTCATATGACACTTCAGGACTTAGGGACTCTCCTGATATGTATCAGGTCGGCGGGCCTTTGGGCATACTCTGGCACACCAGCACCGGCCAGAGGAAATTTAACGGGGAAATTTCCGGACTTAACACATATGGGGAGGCATTCTCACCTGAGGAGATAAAAGCTCATTATGATGCCGGCCGGGGATGA
- a CDS encoding Fic family protein — MLLPQTPEFSQEDLKSAWECAKDPEVLNAVFRYNRKYLHWEELRRRELPADPLYIWILMKAFRSKDEKFLKFNEILLKYNLLDDFSEKLHFLDKSAAGSISSGLESMNLEKDRFIINSLMEEAIASSQIEGAAVTRRIAKEMLQKRRKPRNKDERMILNNYLTMKDILRIKNRDLTKELILTIHRMITEKTLENPADEECFRDNNEIRIYDHRGNVLHTPPDYKKIDQYIDEFCEFANGKDEEFIHPAIKGIILHFLMGYIHPFNDGNGRCARSIFYWFMLKNDYWLFEYMAVSRVINNSGGKYKLAYQYTESDDGDLTYFLKYNLGAITAAVEEIIKYIERKQKENTEAIDILKEEDFSLRQIEILKSVMKKPQEPVTIKEITEVWNVAYATARKDLLTLEKKGYLIGKKSGKTYYFIFNGINKNQA, encoded by the coding sequence ATGTTACTCCCCCAAACTCCTGAATTCAGCCAGGAAGATCTAAAATCTGCATGGGAATGTGCAAAAGATCCTGAAGTACTTAATGCAGTGTTCAGATACAACAGGAAATACCTGCACTGGGAAGAACTTAGGAGAAGAGAACTTCCGGCAGATCCCTTATACATCTGGATTCTGATGAAGGCTTTCAGGAGTAAAGATGAGAAGTTCCTGAAATTTAATGAAATTCTCCTGAAATATAATTTATTGGATGATTTCTCCGAAAAACTTCATTTCCTGGACAAATCAGCCGCAGGAAGTATATCATCGGGTCTGGAGTCCATGAACCTGGAGAAAGACCGCTTCATAATAAATTCCTTAATGGAGGAAGCCATTGCATCAAGCCAGATTGAAGGTGCAGCAGTTACAAGAAGAATTGCAAAGGAAATGCTTCAGAAGAGGAGAAAACCCAGAAATAAAGACGAAAGGATGATCCTCAATAACTATCTCACAATGAAGGATATTCTCCGGATAAAAAACAGGGATCTGACAAAGGAACTGATCTTAACGATTCACAGGATGATTACAGAAAAAACCCTTGAAAATCCTGCCGATGAAGAGTGTTTCAGGGACAACAATGAGATCAGAATTTATGACCACAGGGGAAATGTTCTGCATACACCTCCGGATTACAAAAAGATAGACCAATATATAGATGAATTCTGTGAATTTGCAAACGGAAAAGATGAAGAATTTATTCATCCGGCAATAAAGGGAATAATCCTGCACTTCCTTATGGGCTATATTCATCCGTTCAATGACGGAAACGGAAGGTGTGCAAGGAGTATATTCTACTGGTTTATGCTTAAAAATGATTACTGGCTCTTTGAGTACATGGCAGTTTCAAGAGTAATAAATAATTCCGGAGGTAAGTATAAACTTGCTTACCAGTACACAGAAAGCGATGATGGGGATTTGACATATTTCCTGAAATACAATCTTGGTGCAATAACAGCAGCTGTTGAAGAGATCATAAAATACATAGAGAGAAAACAGAAAGAAAATACTGAGGCAATTGATATTTTAAAAGAAGAAGACTTCAGTCTTCGCCAGATTGAAATACTAAAATCAGTGATGAAAAAGCCGCAAGAGCCTGTAACAATAAAAGAGATAACTGAAGTCTGGAATGTGGCCTATGCAACGGCAAGAAAAGATCTCTTAACCCTTGAGAAGAAGGGTTATCTGATTGGCAAAAAATCAGGTAAAACCTATTATTTCATCTTCAATGGCATAAATAAGAATCAGGCATAA
- a CDS encoding M48 family metallopeptidase has translation MHRITVAGLEFDVIQKKIKHLHLGVYPPDGKVRISAPSGFDDEAVRLAVISKLGWIRRCQKEYREQVRQSPREYLPRESHYFFGQRYLLNITEQKGKSEVLIRNKSVIDMYVPQGSDSRKPEQILSGWYRKELKARIPSLIEKWEPVIGVKVSKWGVKKMKTKWGSCNPEAKRIWVNLELAKKPEICLEYIIVHEMVHLLERNHNGHFRELMDKFMPQWQLYRDELNQSPLAHENWAY, from the coding sequence ATGCACCGGATTACAGTTGCCGGACTTGAGTTTGACGTAATTCAGAAAAAGATAAAACACTTGCACCTCGGAGTCTATCCTCCTGACGGGAAAGTGCGTATCTCTGCACCTTCCGGTTTTGATGACGAAGCGGTAAGACTGGCAGTAATATCAAAACTCGGATGGATTCGCCGCTGCCAGAAGGAATACAGAGAGCAGGTACGCCAGTCACCAAGAGAGTACCTGCCCCGTGAAAGCCACTATTTTTTCGGCCAAAGATATCTCCTGAATATTACTGAACAGAAGGGAAAATCTGAGGTTTTAATCAGGAATAAATCTGTGATTGATATGTATGTGCCACAAGGTTCTGACAGCCGGAAACCTGAGCAGATTCTTTCCGGATGGTACAGAAAAGAGCTTAAAGCCCGAATCCCGTCACTGATTGAGAAGTGGGAGCCGGTAATTGGTGTAAAAGTTTCAAAGTGGGGCGTTAAAAAGATGAAGACAAAATGGGGGAGCTGCAATCCGGAGGCAAAAAGGATCTGGGTAAATCTTGAACTTGCCAAAAAACCGGAAATCTGCCTGGAATATATTATTGTGCATGAGATGGTGCATCTTTTAGAGCGTAATCACAACGGGCACTTCAGGGAACTTATGGATAAATTCATGCCACAGTGGCAGTTATACCGTGATGAACTGAATCAGTCACCCCTGGCACATGAAAACTGGGCATACTAA
- a CDS encoding type I restriction endonuclease, which translates to MTDIGALEIVTQKRVIRLFTEKLGYEYLGDWQDREDNKNIEEEYLRRYLESTDRYKSGKYDDEIINKALFELNRVSGDQSRHLYDVNKDVYTLLRYGVNVKGEAGENSKTVRLINWKKPENNHFAIAEEVTVTGNNTKRPDIVLYINGSDIN; encoded by the coding sequence ATGACTGACATAGGTGCCCTTGAGATTGTTACCCAAAAGAGGGTAATCAGGCTCTTTACCGAAAAACTGGGCTATGAATACCTTGGAGACTGGCAGGACAGAGAGGACAATAAAAACATCGAAGAGGAATACCTCCGCCGCTACCTTGAAAGCACAGACAGATATAAATCCGGAAAATATGATGACGAAATCATAAACAAGGCCCTTTTTGAACTAAACCGCGTCTCAGGTGATCAGAGCAGACATCTCTATGACGTAAACAAAGATGTCTATACCCTTCTTCGTTACGGCGTAAACGTAAAAGGAGAAGCCGGAGAAAATTCAAAGACAGTCCGTTTAATCAACTGGAAAAAACCTGAAAATAACCATTTTGCTATAGCAGAAGAAGTAACTGTCACAGGCAATAACACAAAACGGCCCGACATAGTCCTGTACATAAACGGTAGTGACATCAATTAA
- a CDS encoding ATP-binding protein produces the protein MQTEFAEERVTLRDYLRGDALMRRFFEVFVFEDVPATDRHPDRLYLDEVEKCDIYIGLFGTQYGSVYEDNLNLKPSGKSPTEQEFDRATELGKYRLIYIRGRDNAGRHPKMQALISRVESDLIRKRFSTASELLAGVYAALVDYLADKQLIRSGPFDASPCMKADISDLDSERIEWFIRTARSGRHFPLSGDVSVSELLKHLNLMDGDYLTNAAVLLFGKKPQRFLISSEIKCARFHGTEVRKPIPSYQVYKGTVFELVDQAVDFVLSKIDLYVGTRENGSQAPVRYEIPKEVVAEAIVNAVAHRDYASNGSVQVMLFSDRLEIWNPGALPPSLTLEKLRVAHGSVPENPLLAEPMYLTKYIERMGTGTGDMIRRCIEAGLPEPEFTVTDGFRTVIHMVKAEEKPSEKTESTREKTESTREKTESTREETESTREKTESTREKTESTREETESTRDKTESTRDKTEETREKIITLISENPFVTMDEMAQKTGISSKGVEWQIKQLKNSGRIKRSGPKKGGHWEIAGDGSN, from the coding sequence GTGCAGACTGAGTTTGCAGAGGAAAGGGTTACGCTGCGTGATTATCTGAGAGGAGATGCACTGATGAGGCGTTTCTTTGAGGTATTTGTCTTTGAGGATGTGCCTGCTACTGACAGACACCCGGACAGATTATATCTGGACGAGGTAGAGAAGTGTGACATCTACATAGGACTCTTCGGCACACAGTACGGTTCAGTATATGAGGACAATTTAAACCTAAAACCGTCCGGAAAATCCCCGACAGAACAGGAGTTTGACCGTGCCACAGAACTTGGAAAATACCGCCTTATTTATATCCGGGGAAGAGACAATGCAGGCCGTCATCCCAAAATGCAGGCACTCATCAGCAGGGTTGAGTCAGACCTTATAAGAAAGAGGTTCAGTACAGCTTCTGAGCTGTTAGCCGGAGTTTATGCCGCTCTTGTCGATTATCTTGCCGATAAACAGCTCATCAGATCAGGGCCGTTTGATGCCTCACCCTGCATGAAAGCAGACATCTCAGATCTTGATTCTGAGAGGATTGAGTGGTTCATCCGGACAGCAAGATCCGGCAGACATTTCCCCCTCTCCGGCGATGTCAGTGTCAGCGAACTGCTCAAACATCTTAACCTTATGGACGGCGACTACCTTACAAATGCAGCAGTCCTGCTCTTTGGGAAAAAACCTCAGCGTTTTCTCATCTCTTCTGAAATCAAATGTGCACGTTTCCACGGGACTGAGGTCAGAAAACCCATCCCCTCATATCAGGTGTACAAGGGTACAGTCTTTGAACTTGTGGATCAGGCAGTTGATTTTGTCCTCAGCAAAATTGACCTGTATGTCGGAACCCGTGAAAACGGCTCTCAGGCTCCCGTCCGGTATGAAATTCCAAAAGAAGTGGTTGCAGAGGCAATCGTTAATGCTGTTGCTCACCGGGATTATGCCAGCAATGGCAGTGTTCAGGTCATGCTCTTCTCAGATCGTCTGGAAATCTGGAATCCTGGTGCACTTCCACCCTCCCTTACCCTTGAAAAGCTCCGGGTTGCACATGGCTCAGTTCCGGAAAATCCACTCCTTGCAGAACCAATGTACCTTACTAAGTACATTGAAAGGATGGGTACAGGAACAGGTGATATGATACGCCGTTGCATTGAAGCCGGTCTGCCTGAACCGGAGTTTACTGTAACTGATGGTTTCCGGACAGTTATCCATATGGTCAAAGCAGAGGAAAAACCTTCGGAGAAAACCGAAAGTACTAGGGAAAAAACCGAAAGTACTAGGGAAAAAACTGAAAGTACTAGGGAAGAAACTGAAAGTACCAGGGAAAAAACCGAAAGTACTAGGGAAAAAACTGAAAGTACTAGGGAAGAAACTGAAAGTACCAGGGATAAAACTGAAAGTACCAGGGATAAAACTGAAGAAACCCGCGAAAAAATTATCACTCTGATTTCAGAAAACCCGTTTGTCACCATGGACGAAATGGCACAAAAGACCGGCATATCATCCAAAGGAGTAGAATGGCAGATAAAGCAGTTGAAAAATTCCGGGCGGATAAAACGGTCCGGGCCAAAAAAAGGCGGCCACTGGGAGATTGCCGGAGATGGCAGCAACTGA
- a CDS encoding Fic family protein: MAETFYPEKLPLKDIDWVSHIPLIGRSNAALAKYEGIVQGILNPEILLSPFITEEAILSSRIEGTVTTLEEILASESYSGKEMSDARKADIQEVKNYLKAIRSAETELKDKPLYMPAIKSLHRTLPEGVRGRNKEPGVVRSWQNWIGPYGCSMNEAAYVPPPPALVWEYLNNWEDYMDSTEKDPIVQIAVLKGQFELIHPFSDGNGRIGRMLIPLLMYRNNLISRPFFYISGYFDKNRDEYYSCLPGLSKNNDWDRWIEFFLRAVEYQANQYSGKAQKIIALYSVMKSEIPQLLNSKYSVQAIDAIFSRPIFTPKDFSQDTKIPYDSGLKIIRKLEEESFISLRKEGRGQTPSVYEFSELIEITKSHNQIRQDVNDFSRG, translated from the coding sequence ATGGCTGAAACTTTTTATCCGGAAAAACTCCCTCTGAAAGATATCGACTGGGTAAGCCATATACCCCTTATCGGAAGATCAAATGCTGCTCTTGCAAAATATGAAGGTATTGTACAGGGCATTCTCAATCCGGAAATACTCCTCTCACCATTTATAACAGAAGAGGCCATTTTATCCTCAAGAATTGAGGGTACGGTTACAACACTTGAGGAGATACTTGCATCTGAGAGTTATTCCGGAAAAGAAATGTCTGATGCCAGAAAAGCAGACATTCAGGAAGTTAAAAACTATTTAAAAGCCATAAGAAGTGCTGAAACTGAACTAAAAGATAAACCGCTTTATATGCCGGCGATAAAATCCCTGCACAGGACACTGCCTGAAGGCGTAAGGGGCAGGAATAAAGAACCGGGAGTTGTCCGGTCGTGGCAGAACTGGATCGGCCCATATGGCTGTTCAATGAATGAAGCCGCATATGTACCACCACCCCCTGCACTTGTATGGGAATATCTGAATAACTGGGAGGATTATATGGACAGTACAGAAAAAGACCCTATAGTCCAGATTGCAGTTTTAAAAGGTCAGTTTGAACTGATACACCCGTTTTCCGATGGAAACGGGCGTATCGGGAGAATGCTCATACCACTGCTGATGTACAGAAATAATCTGATTTCCCGCCCATTCTTCTACATAAGCGGTTATTTTGACAAAAACCGTGATGAGTATTACAGCTGTCTTCCCGGCCTCTCAAAAAACAATGACTGGGACAGATGGATTGAATTTTTTCTCCGTGCTGTGGAGTATCAGGCAAATCAATACTCCGGAAAGGCACAGAAGATTATAGCCCTTTATTCTGTGATGAAATCCGAAATTCCACAATTACTGAATTCAAAATATTCAGTTCAGGCCATAGATGCTATATTTTCCCGGCCAATATTTACACCAAAGGATTTCTCTCAGGACACCAAAATCCCATATGATAGCGGGTTGAAGATAATCAGAAAATTAGAAGAAGAATCATTCATTAGTTTAAGAAAAGAAGGCAGGGGTCAGACACCTTCAGTATATGAATTTTCTGAACTCATAGAGATTACTAAGTCTCACAATCAAATAAGGCAGGATGTCAATGACTTTAGCCGTGGGTAA
- a CDS encoding acyltransferase: MINIMSYENSRIDETLAKIEFILDDSTNHEAVRAVMQTTGIACCSDMISELRIYSEYLPVAEDIGFTEKERNLQFLWEAIDRYPISLAVNFAYPYRRIIAKRAFLSCGRNLICESDVRFNFGRRLSIGDDVFISRGAFFDTKGGIKIGSSVEIGEYVRIMTHSHSESDHTERSYSPVTVEPYARILAGALILPGVTVGEGAIVGEGSVVTEDVHAWSVVSGNPAKFIREREHKGKSGAELKHIWFNMGAFQDEEEIPEKKSPFAGVLPDLKSAVKSEKGAE; encoded by the coding sequence ATGATTAATATAATGAGCTATGAGAACAGCAGAATTGATGAAACTCTTGCTAAAATAGAATTCATTCTTGACGACAGCACCAATCATGAGGCGGTGCGTGCGGTTATGCAGACTACAGGCATAGCGTGCTGTTCGGATATGATCTCTGAGCTTAGAATATACAGTGAATATCTCCCTGTGGCAGAAGATATTGGCTTTACCGAGAAGGAGAGAAATCTCCAGTTTCTCTGGGAAGCAATCGACAGATATCCCATATCACTTGCGGTAAATTTCGCCTATCCTTACCGCCGTATCATTGCAAAACGGGCTTTTTTGTCATGCGGAAGAAATCTGATCTGTGAATCAGATGTCAGGTTCAACTTCGGGAGGAGGTTGTCCATAGGCGATGATGTCTTCATATCAAGGGGGGCATTCTTTGATACAAAAGGCGGTATAAAAATAGGCAGCTCTGTTGAAATCGGTGAATATGTCAGGATTATGACGCATTCACACAGTGAATCAGATCATACAGAAAGGTCATACAGTCCGGTAACAGTTGAACCATATGCCCGGATACTTGCGGGTGCTCTCATCCTGCCTGGAGTTACCGTTGGTGAAGGTGCAATTGTGGGGGAAGGTTCGGTTGTGACAGAAGATGTCCATGCCTGGTCGGTCGTATCCGGAAATCCGGCTAAATTTATCCGTGAAAGGGAGCATAAAGGAAAATCCGGTGCTGAACTTAAGCATATCTGGTTTAACATGGGAGCATTCCAGGATGAAGAGGAAATTCCGGAGAAGAAAAGCCCCTTTGCCGGGGTGCTTCCGGATTTGAAATCCGCAGTTAAGTCTGAAAAGGGTGCTGAGTAG
- a CDS encoding radical SAM/SPASM domain-containing protein → MSNTLFEVDEVHYQILEGFLTGKTDTAPCNETFLNILHEKNVLVKPGEEKNLLQNCQYMRQAACFDNTHLALTICPTLSCNFRCPYCFEQSQNDRSTMNGDTTDRLITFIQSHHDAQHLDVTWYGGEPLLAFDIICELTERFKDLDLHYEKAGLVTNGYLLDENKISRLNELMIKSIQITLDGPREIHDTRRVLAGGGPTYDRILANITALLDSDYQGSFKIRVNIDRENMDHYIPLRNSLMEEFRGKKITVQTGHVQTEITSPYYNRTLNTDEFDNFNLGLFRQEGILPPGGFYPESYLGSVCLANRHMGFVVGPKGELYKCWEDPGKPEMVIGSVYNDEPVTNPVLRAQYTVGTDPFCDPECTDCEMLPICGGGCANKRLRAKEFGEEGPEYCTACKNHLNEHLEAYIRTFTTKELCKDLFDTKKEKKPDPGYRIISPQPEKRSKDV, encoded by the coding sequence ATGTCCAACACTCTTTTTGAAGTTGACGAAGTACATTATCAGATCCTTGAAGGGTTTTTGACCGGAAAAACAGATACTGCTCCCTGCAATGAAACTTTTTTAAATATTCTGCATGAAAAAAACGTCCTGGTAAAACCCGGAGAAGAGAAAAATCTGCTCCAAAACTGCCAGTACATGCGTCAGGCTGCCTGTTTTGACAACACTCATCTTGCCCTTACTATCTGCCCCACACTCAGCTGCAATTTCCGTTGTCCCTACTGCTTTGAGCAGAGCCAAAACGACAGATCAACCATGAACGGGGATACAACAGACAGGCTTATTACATTTATTCAGAGTCACCACGATGCCCAACACCTTGATGTGACCTGGTACGGCGGTGAACCTCTTCTTGCATTTGATATTATCTGTGAACTGACAGAACGCTTCAAAGACCTTGATCTCCATTATGAAAAAGCAGGACTTGTTACAAACGGCTATCTTTTAGATGAAAATAAGATCTCCCGGTTAAATGAACTTATGATAAAGTCCATCCAGATAACACTGGACGGTCCGCGGGAGATCCATGATACACGCCGGGTACTTGCCGGCGGTGGTCCCACATATGACCGGATTCTTGCCAATATCACTGCACTGCTTGATTCAGATTATCAGGGGAGCTTTAAGATCAGGGTCAATATTGACCGTGAGAATATGGACCACTATATCCCGCTTAGGAATAGTCTTATGGAAGAGTTCAGAGGAAAGAAGATAACAGTGCAGACCGGACATGTCCAGACGGAGATCACCAGCCCCTATTATAACCGGACCCTTAACACAGACGAATTTGATAATTTCAACTTAGGCCTCTTCCGGCAGGAGGGCATACTTCCACCGGGCGGCTTTTATCCGGAAAGTTACCTTGGCAGTGTCTGTCTTGCCAACCGGCATATGGGATTTGTTGTCGGCCCAAAAGGAGAACTCTATAAGTGCTGGGAAGACCCCGGAAAACCGGAGATGGTTATCGGTTCGGTATATAATGATGAACCGGTTACAAATCCCGTTCTTAGAGCACAATATACTGTCGGAACAGACCCATTCTGTGACCCTGAATGCACGGACTGTGAAATGCTTCCCATATGTGGCGGCGGATGTGCCAATAAAAGGCTAAGGGCAAAGGAGTTCGGCGAGGAAGGGCCTGAATACTGCACAGCCTGCAAAAACCACCTGAATGAACATCTGGAGGCGTATATCAGGACATTTACGACAAAAGAACTCTGTAAGGACCTTTTTGACACAAAAAAAGAGAAAAAACCGGACCCCGGATACCGTATCATCTCACCACAGCCGGAAAAAAGAAGCAAAGATGTGTAA
- a CDS encoding Nif11-like leader peptide family natural product precursor, translating to MSLESAEKFVKKMQTDKDFCEKIQKEDSETRHKILREAGFDFTREEMEQVMEQLSDEELKAVTGGSVPDCITVCHNYW from the coding sequence ATGTCACTTGAAAGTGCAGAAAAATTTGTAAAGAAGATGCAGACCGACAAGGACTTCTGCGAGAAGATTCAGAAGGAAGACTCAGAAACCAGGCATAAAATCCTCAGAGAAGCCGGGTTTGATTTCACCAGAGAAGAGATGGAGCAGGTGATGGAACAGCTCTCAGACGAAGAACTTAAGGCTGTTACGGGTGGGAGCGTTCCTGACTGCATTACAGTTTGTCATAATTACTGGTGA